In the genome of Primulina eburnea isolate SZY01 chromosome 13, ASM2296580v1, whole genome shotgun sequence, the window AAATCTCAAGATTTAAAACTTTGCAATACAATTCCATGGTCCCTCGTCTAATTGTATTCAAAACTATCTCAGCATATGTGTTGTTCTTCAGCTCTTAGCAGCAACTTTTTCTTTCGCCTTTTGTATCTTCAAAACCTTCTTCACAATCTTTTGTTCTTCTACCAAAAAAGCTCTAATGATCCTACCCAAACACAGTAAGACACAAATGTTAGAAACTGTTTAAAGCAACATGAAAACATGTATGATCATAATTTAGATGCATTAATAACCCAACCTTTCCCTGACAGCACTACCAGATAACACTCCACCATAAGGACGATTGACAGTCCTCCGATTTCTAGGTAATCTAGATCTCTTGTATTCAGCGGGTCTCAAGTGAGGAATCTGAAATAAGACAAAATGTCAggattgaaaatatttatgcaaGAAGACGGGCAGAATCAACATGTGGAAAGATAGTAGCTATAAATTATGACATGAGACAGTAGTAACAACTGCAACTTCGTAAAACTTCATTTACTTGGTTGTTGGAAACCATCAACAACACAAGTTTATAATCAAGCTCACATTGAGCACAGCACTATCAATGTAAAAGCTGGTTCTTCAACAAATCCTTCCTGGCTAACTTCTTTGAAATcagaaatatcttaaaggcttCACCGCATACACAAACTTCAACTCCCAAACTTTTAATATTCACCGAGATAATCCAATGATTGTCCCTTAGCATAACATCTTTGACTCTTCAAGTTCAAGAAGATCAAAGTTTCCATGGATAAAGAAATAACGATTGGCAAATCGATAAGTTAAAACATATGTATCCCACATTCTTCAAATGTCACgagacaatttttttttgttaaaaaagaCAATCCAACATGAAAAACGCAATTCACAATGCAAGAATTACGTCCACGAGTTTAAAGTTCAGCAAAACAGAAGTGTCATAAGTATATAATTAACTAAAGTTGGATTGCAACTGAAAGATTTCTGCACCACCTTGATCTCACAAACAGTGCCACCTTCCAACAACGCCCAACAGAAAGTATGAAAAGCCAGATTAATACAAAATCAAATGATCATATACAGAACAAGTCGGTAAAATTCATTTCACTAAAGCACATTTAGACCAACAGAGTAGGAAATGAGACGCACCCCTTGGATTCTCTTTCCAGTAACAGGGCATTTAGGACCACTTGCCCTCTTCTTAGTAGTCTGATACACGAGCTTCCCACCTATTTTGACACGCATTACAAAAACCAATCCATGAATAGAAAATCTACAACAAATGCCACAAAGTTGAGAAAAATAACGTGGTTAATTACAAAACAGGAAAATCAAATCTAGCAGAAAAAAATTCGAAACAGTTGATCACCAAACTAAACAGATTTCTTCATCACAAGTTAACAAGGATTGTTACCGGGGGTTTTGACAACACGATGTTGATTGGATTTCGTGGCATAGCTGTGCCGCTTCCTGTAAGTGAGCCGCTGCACCATTTTTCACTGCCAGATTCTCGAATATGGGAACTGGCTCGAAGCTTTCAAACGAAGAGGAAAATGTAAAAGAAGAGCTATTTAAATGGAGGCAAACGCGGCCGAAACCCTAGTTTTCGATCAAGAGCTGTGCTTTGGATTGGGCTGGTCTTGGATTTAGCCCAATAACATCAGGCCAGGTGGTGTtatttttggcccatttaaaatatatcttaTATACAGTGACACTCAACCATCAGACATATAAtttgaatatattttattaCATATATTAGATGAATATCATCTTACACGATGAGTacctgttatatatatatatatatatacatatatatatatatatatatatatatatatatatatatatatatatatatcacaagaagtaaataaaatattatcccaGTCAATTATAAAATAGGAGACTAATTAATTAAGGAAACTAAATCTAGGCTGCATCAGACAATCTCTCtcaaattaattcattaatCTAATTTTCAGAGAATAGAGGGATTGCCGTGATTTACAGATGTTACAACATGTGGGTTTTCTCGTGGCTAATGGGATCCGATTTCCGAACATGCATATAACTGGGAGTgacattttttttcaaaattaactTTTCCAAGAAACAGTCCTTAAAAATGTGTGACCAAACTTTGAAATATGTTATGCTATTGTTACGgtattttaatattaatatataaacaCGTCAAAAATTGCAATTTCGATTCTGTATATTTGTTTGCATCTTTACAATTTTCAATCCCAGTGACATAATAATtacttgatgaaatgaaaaacTAAAACCAGTGGAGCagaattttaaccaaataataCAACACTACAAGTGATACGGGTATAATGCGCCATCACAACCTTCTCTAATCGTGGATGGAGTCGATTAGAACATCAACTCAGATGGCTGATTCAATATATTTTCAGACTCAAAATACTTGAATTCTTttgaaaattacaaaaaaattaacCACTTTGATCTTGAAAGATAAACGAATGCCAGTTTTCTATCCAATAAAAGCTAACAGTTTCATTAGTCCAACAAAACAGTTCCACGGAAAACAGCTAAATATAATACAacatacaaataaatatataagcATATGCACAAATTATAATCCATAAAACGCTAAATCATCAACCAGggtaaaaataacacaaaaattATAATGATACACGCCAGTAATTGTATCAACTCGTTGTCTCAGTTAGTTTTCCTTGCACTCTTTACAAGGCCGTGCCTCCAAACCCCCC includes:
- the LOC140808626 gene encoding large ribosomal subunit protein eL34-like encodes the protein MVQRLTYRKRHSYATKSNQHRVVKTPGGKLVYQTTKKRASGPKCPVTGKRIQGIPHLRPAEYKRSRLPRNRRTVNRPYGGVLSGSAVRERIIRAFLVEEQKIVKKVLKIQKAKEKVAAKS